A segment of the Terriglobales bacterium genome:
CACCGGGTACCACACCACGTAGCCCAGCCCGCGCACGGCGGTGAAGCTCGCGCTGATGCGGTCCCAGTCGCTGCGCGCCGCCACCTCTTGAGGCACGCCGATGCGCTCCAGGCGGGTCGTGTCGGCGGGAATGGTGCCCGCGTAGGTCACGCCCAGCGCCACCGTACCGCCGGGCAGGATCGCCGCCGGCAGCGTCACGATGGCCTCCGCGAGCGCGCCGGTGTGGTCGATGTCGGAGATGTAGGGCTGCGAGAGCCATTGCACGTCCTTCCCGCCGGCGGTGATCGTCTTCCACTCCAGCGTGGACGAGATCTGCAGCACCACATTGCGCTGCGGCGCGGGTGAATCATTGCGGAGCTGCAAGCTGCCCTCGACGGCGAAGCCGCCCGTGGCGGGGTCGAGGTGCGCGTCGAGCGAGTACTGGGTGATGGTGAAGGCCTGGCGGTCGAGGGCGTGCGCGGCGAGCGGACCACAGAGGACACAGAGGACGCAGAGGAACTTCTTCATCTCTTCCCCTGCGCCGGCGCGCCGCCCGCCCGCCGCTGCCGCACCATCTCGTACATCACGATCCCCGCCGCCACCGAGACATTCAGCGACGCCACCTGCCCCAGCATGGGGATCGACACCAGGAAGTCGCAATGCCGGCGCACGTGCTCGTGCAGGCCTTTGCCCTCGGCGCCCAGCACCAGCGCGCAGTCCATCCTGTAGTCCACCTGCTCGTAGGACTTTGTGCCGCGCTCGTCCAGCCCCACCACCCAGATGTTCTTCGCCTTCATCTCCTCGATGGCGCGCCCGATGTTGGTGACGCGGGCGATGGTGAGATGCTCGGAGGCGCCGGCCGAGACCTTGGCCACCGCCCCGGTCACGCCCGCAGCCCGCCGCTCTGGCAGGA
Coding sequences within it:
- the rlmB gene encoding 23S rRNA (guanosine(2251)-2'-O)-methyltransferase RlmB — protein: MQTIYGIHAVLEALKARGRAFQYVAVARNRSDEKLARIIADCRASGIPVRFLERYDLERLAQTDNHQGVVAVTAAKKYADLDDVLAARRGEHAFVLALDGVEDPHNLGAILRTADAAGCDGVILPERRAAGVTGAVAKVSAGASEHLTIARVTNIGRAIEEMKAKNIWVVGLDERGTKSYEQVDYRMDCALVLGAEGKGLHEHVRRHCDFLVSIPMLGQVASLNVSVAAGIVMYEMVRQRRAGGAPAQGKR